One region of Camelus bactrianus isolate YW-2024 breed Bactrian camel chromosome 20, ASM4877302v1, whole genome shotgun sequence genomic DNA includes:
- the CDKN1A gene encoding cyclin-dependent kinase inhibitor 1: MSEPSRDAHQIPRSSKACRRLFGPVDSEQLSRDCDALMASCVQEARDRWNFDFVTETPLEGDFAWERVRGLGLPKLYLPAGPRGAWDDLGGGKRPSTSPALLQGTSQEDHVDLSLSCTLVPRSPERPEESPGGPGTSQGRKRRQTSMTDFYHSKRRLIFSKRKP; this comes from the exons ATGTCGGAGCCATCCAGGGATGCCCATCAGATCCCACGCAGCAGCAAGGCGTGCCGTCGCCTCTTCGGCCCAGTGGACAGTGAGCAACTGAGCCGGGACTGTGACGCACTGATGGCCAGCTGTGTGCAGGAGGCCCGGGATCGATGGAACTTCGACTTTGTCACCGAGACACCGCTGGAGGGTGACTTTGCCTGGGAGCGTGTGCGGGGCCTTGGCCTGCCCAAGCTCTACCTGCCTGCAGGGCCCCGGGGGGCCTGGGATGACCTGGGAGGGGGCAAGCGGCCCAGCACCTCGCCTGCCCTGCTGCAGGGGACATCTCAGGAGGACCACGTGGACCTGTCACTGTCTTGCACCCTTGTGCCTCGCTCCCCTGAGCGGCCTGAGGAGTCCCCAGGTGGGCCTGGCACCTCTCAGGGCCGAAAACGGCGGCAGACCAGCATGACAG ATTTCTATCACTCCAAACGCCGGCTGATCTTCTCCAAGAGGAAGCCCTAA